From Zingiber officinale cultivar Zhangliang chromosome 5B, Zo_v1.1, whole genome shotgun sequence, the proteins below share one genomic window:
- the LOC121984006 gene encoding alpha-mannosidase I MNS4-like, with the protein MLVYIARIGNPPAASRPSSVSLCCRKRVELQTKKRGWRSLDGEKGMKLRPLVLLLVASSVVFLPGVFADGVTPLEAKELRDEVREMFYHAFNGYIQHAFPLDELRPLSCKGEDSLGGYALTLIDSLDTLALLGDTERFGEAVEWVSKNVNFAINKTVSVFETTIRILGGLLSAHLIASDYSTGMKIQSYDDQLLHLSADLAQRLLPAFDTPTGIPFGSVNLLHGVDENESKITSTAGGGTLTLEFGVLSRLTGNPVFEQVTKNAVRGIWARKSKINLVGAHINIFTGEWTQKDAGIGTSIDSFYEYLLKAYLLFGDEEYLFMFQEAYKAAMRYLHHDPWYVEVNMNSAATVWPLFNSLQAFWPGLQVLAGDIDPAIRTHAAFFSVWKRYGFTPEGFNLATMNVQLGQKSYPLRPELIESNYWLFKATRDPRYLNVGRDMVASLQYGARCPCGYCHIADVETHEQDDHMESFFLAETVKYLWLLFDLAVGPDNIVENGPYKYIFSTEGHLLPITPEISFINEHCSYFGAFCKDEAKHEYDGYETTLKHQETNNTHPHRTQVHQFNTQNSFSTSGFMKGHCPGLTHAQRFGISYTEYKEDTFTSEASQLHDHSVIVVTDPSSKPTKHSNDNDSIQEPEEELKHNEGDTQQEKDVPAK; encoded by the exons ATGCTCGTTTACATAGCCAGAATCGGTAATCCACCAGCCGCCAGCCGCCCCAGCTCTGTTTCTCTCTGCTGTCGGAAGCGTGTCGAACTCCAGACGAAGAAGCGAGGTTGGCGATCCCTTGACGGAGAGAAAGGAATGAAGTTGAGACCGTTGGTTCTACTTCTTGTAGCATCTTCCGTGGTTTTTTTGCCCGGAGTTTTTGCGGATGGAGTCACTCCCTTGGAGGCCAAAGAGCTCAGAGACGAG GTGCGTGAGATGTTTTATCACGCTTTCAATGGATATATTCAGCATGCTTTTCCTCTTGATGAATTAAGACCCTTGAGTTGCAAAGGAGAAGACTCGCTTGGTGGTTATGCATTAACTCTC ATAGACTCCTTGGATACCTTGGCATTACTGGGGGATACTGAAAGATTCGGTGAAGCTGTTGAATGGGTCTCTAAAAATGTTAACTTTGCAATT AATAAAACAGTTTCAGTTTTTGAGACCACAATTAGGATTCTTGGGGGCTTGCTCTCTGCTCATCTCATTGCCAGTGACTACTCTACG GGTATGAAGATTCAATCCTATGATGATCAATTACTTCATTTGTCTGCGGATTTGGCACAAAGATTACTGCCTGCCTTTGACACTCCCACAG GAATCCCATTTGGATCTGTCAATTTGTTACATGGAGTTGATGAAAACGAAAGCAAG ATAACATCAACAGCAGGTGGTGGCACTCTGACATTGGAATTTGGGGTGCTTAGTCGTTTAACTGGCAACCCAG TTTTTGAGCAAGTTACAAAGAATGCTGTGCGAGGAATATGGGCTCGCAAATCAAAGATCAACCTTGTTGGAGCTCATATCAACATTTTCACTGGTGAGTGGACTCAAAAG GATGCTGGGATAGGAACGAGCATTGATTCTTTCTATGAATACCTTCTGAAG GCATATTTGTTGTTTGGAGATGAGGAGTACTTATTTATGTTTCAAGAAGCTTACAAGGCAGCCATGCGTTACCTCCACCACGATCCTTG GTATGTGGAGGTGAATATGAACTCTGCTGCTACAGTCTGGCCATTGTTTAACAGTTTACAAGCATTCTGGCCAGGGCTTCAG GTTTTAGCTGGAGATATTGATCCTGCTATTCGCACACATGCTGCTTTCTTCAGTGTCTGGAAAAGATACGGATTTACTCCAGAGGGCTTTAATCTTGCAACTATGAATGTCCAG CTTGGTCAAAAGAGTTATCCCTTGAGACCAGAATTGATTGAGAGTAATTACTGGCTATTTAAAGCTACCAGAGATCCCAG GTACCTTAATGTTGGAAGGGACATGGTGGCAAGTCTTCAATATGGAGCTAGGTGCCCATGTGGATATTGTCACATAGCAGATGTAGAGACTCACGAGCAGGATGATCATATGGAAAGTTTTTTCCTCGCTGAAACA GTTAAATATCTTTGGTTGCTTTTTGATTTAGCTGTGGGTCCAGATAATATTGTTGAGAATGGGCCATACAA GTACATATTTAGTACAGAGGGTCACCTTTTGCCTATTACTCCAGAAATATCTTTTATCAATGAGCACTGCTCGTATTTTGGAGCATTTTGCAAAGATGAAGCTAAACATGAATATGATGGCTATGAGACGACACTTAAACATCAGGAAACAAATAATACTCATCCTCATAGAACCCAAGTTCATCAGTTCAATACCCAGAATTCATTTTCAACTTCAGGCTTCATGAAG GGACACTGTCCAGGCTTGACCCATGCCCAGAGGTTTGGCATTTCATATACCGAATATAAAGAGGATACCTTCACTAGTGAAGCTAGTCAACTTCATGATCATTCTGTCATCGTTGTTACTGACCCAAGTTCAAAACCGACCAAGCACAGCAACGATAACGATAGCATTCAGGAACCAGAGGAGGAACTTAAACACAATGAAGGTGATACACAGCAAGAGAAGGATGTACCAGCTAAGTGA